The Magnolia sinica isolate HGM2019 chromosome 9, MsV1, whole genome shotgun sequence sequence GAGGGCGGCAATAAGGAAGAGCTTGTAGTGGTTGGTGAGGGAGTCGACTCGGTCGTGTTGACAACCCTGCTAAGAAAGAAGATGGGATTTACAGAGCTCGTTAGCGTCGCAGTGGTTgatgagaagaagaaagaggaggagacAAAGCCATCAAGCGAAATCGCAGTTCTGCCTACTTATTGGGCCTACCAATACAGCATGCCACAGCCACTGAATTATGTGTACCAAGACCCCTACCAGGATAACTGTTGCATCATGTGAAGCACTACAAATGACATCAACGGTTGAAGTTGCGTGTGATGATCCAGGAGGCTGCTTGTGGGACCTGACCATGCTTGTTGAAGTTGTGTGATGAGTCATAAGACTGCTTGTGGGACCTCACCATGCTTTTTCTCTGAAGCTATTAAGATTGGGGAAATGAGAATTGTGTTGGATGAAAAAGTAACATTTGAGAAAGTGTCATGCATGCTTAGGTgcttatttaaaaagaaaataggtTATAGAAATAGTAGATTATATTCAATTTCAGTTAATGAAGGTGATTTTTACTAAGGACACATTAATCAGTGATGGTCTGAGATatggatcagccttatttttgggcatcaaaacaaaaagaaaacagagaaaagaagaaaacagcAACAACAGGAACACGGATGGCCATAAGAAATCCGAGGATCAATCCTCATCCTCCATTTTCATCAAACTCAAGGTTAATGATCAGGATGATAAGAAAGTTAAATTCAAGATGCAGAGAAACACTCCAATGCGTGTGCTAATGAAGACATACTGTGCTGTGCAATCAGTGGACATCAATGAAATTACTTCCCTGTTTGATGGTTGTCGCATTCGAGGAGAATAGACAGCTGATGAACTCCACTTGGAGGATGAGGATAAGATCGATGTCATGCCAAAACCATATGGTGGTAGCATGCTCGAACGGATAGATGTCGATTTCcttcatcttttgaaaactacATAACATACAGTGTGGTCATGCGAACTAAtaatctttttgttttgttttgatgaTCCATGTGGGGTTGGTAGAAACCATGAATGTAATGATGGGCTAGACTTCATATTTTCATGAACAATCTGTGTggtttaaccaaaaaaaaatattcccATTTGCAATGTAAAAGGGCAGCTCATTTGGTACACACCACGTAGTATGTGCCAACTTCCTTGAGAGTTAGGCAGGTAAGATAGTGAAGTGGGCCAAACATGTAAGAAATATGGGGCCACGTGTTTAATGATAGAGCACTCAGCTACACTTTCCATGCATGCATGGCTCCTGATGAACGGGTCCAGGTAAAAGAAAGAATGTCATGTCACACACATGTGGCGCAAGTGGATCGTGCATCTCGTTTTCATTCTTTATATCCTTCACTATTTTATGGTGGGCTCTGTATCTTCTAAATTATTTAAGCATCTTAAAAGTACTTTTAGATTACTTTTTACTCTTTATAGAAAAGCCTCTTGTACGATTCTTTGACTGAGCAAAATGTATAGGATATTGATCTGCACCCCCATTTACTGATAATACATCCAAGAGTGGCAATGGCCCTCGTTTGGGCCTGACCAGCACTTGACCTGACTGGCCTGGCCCAAAACTTGATAAAATTCCTACTTGAATTTTACTAATATATCCACCGATCAAGTGTGTCACAtgcatttaaaaaaacaaaaaaggcatCTGGAACCAATTAAACCAATGATCTAGAATTAAGATATATTGGCTGCTTCAACAGAGATAATACATCGAAAGTCAACACTCCCTCTAACATATCGCTCACGTATCTTAAAAGGAGAACATAtgcaaaagtcaactctctctataAAATGTCTTTGCGAGGTTTATTCAAGGGAGAATGCATTCAAAAGTCATTTCTCTCTATAAAAAGCCCTTAAAATTCTTCTTAATTACACATTCTACCACTTTAAGGGTCAATGGGGGACTGTCATATGTTACCAAACTCTATTATATAATCACAAGGCATTATTTTGCTCTACTCCCATATTATCAAGTTTTCATCCTGTTACCTATAAACACCCCCACCTCCTTCATTCTTAATACACACCAACAAACCAagaggagagaagggagagagttcTCATCTAACCTAGTCACCCCTAGCTCATCTAGTTCAAAGCTTAACCATCATTCCCAACCATGCTAGGCCCATATAGCCCAAGCTATTTCCCAACCAAATCCATCTAACCTGGCCCCTCATTTCCAAACAACCTATCACATCTAGGCTAATCAATCTTTTCCAAACAAACACATCCAACCTAGTCCCTCATTCCTAACCAACCTAGTGCATCTTGCCCATCCTACCCACTCAACCTAACTTATCTATAGACACCCTGCGATTAAGTGTGATACGTGttggtggatccaaagctcaaagatGGCGGTAGCTTCACCATTTTCACACAAAGATAATGatagttccttttttttttttgcacaaagACGGTGGTAGCCACGATTTGCAGGTTTTGTCTCAATTTTGACTATGGTTGGGCTTGTGAGCCGGACCAATCCTTGGTGGACACGGATTTATACTTTGCTTTAGTTTACCCCGAACCTGGCATTAATACCAAGGCCCAGGCTTAGGGGAACCAAGCCTCCTTAATCTAATCCATTCAACCTCACGTGTCCTGTCCTTCTCCAAGTATCTATAAAAGCAACCTCGCACTCACAATTTGGGGGAGGAAGGGAAAAAGCAAGAAGAGGCTAGAGTCATTTAGCATGTTTGTCCTTTTATCTACTTTCATATTACCAAGTTGTCATCCTCttacctataaatacccccaccTCCTTCATTCTCAAGACATGCCTACACAattagagaagaggaaggagatggCTCTCATGCAACTTAGCCACCATCTCCCAAGCTGAGACTATTTAGCCCAAGCCTAACCATTCTTCCCAACTAAGTTTAGCTCATCTAGCTCAAGCCATCTTTCCCAAGCAAACTCATTCAAACCTGCCCTTTTAGCCCAAGCCATCTTTCCTAACCAAACCCATCTATCCTTCCCAACCAACCTAGCCCATCTttcccatctatccatctaacTAACCGATCTTATCCATCCAACGTAGCCCATATAGCCCATTCAAACCATTCAAACACTCCAACCTAATCTGGTCAATCCAAAGCCTAGCCCGTGTTTATGCTAATCCAATCCACTCAAAGCCATCATTCAACCAATACAAgtcatttttatatttatttttaacaaaAGGATTTCATTGCAAGGGGAAATTTACAAGCCTATTTCGGGCAGATGAACTGCCTATCATGTGCTATACAAATTTGAGTGGGAGACTTTTCTAATATAACCAAGACCTGATTTATCCAATAAAACCTGACCTTTGATCAGGCGAGGGAGAGAAGCGAGACCAAGGAAAAAGGAGTTAACCTGCTCTGAGCTGCCAATCTTAGCCAAACTATCAGCTGGGCTGTTAACTTCCCTGAAAATGTGGAGAATCTGTAAGTTCCCCTGACAGGAGAGACGGCGAATCTTTGTTAGCCAGTAACACCATTTCCAAGATGGCGGGGAGACTTTGGTGAGGCAGAAAACTGCCCAACTAGAATCTGATTCGATGATGACATTAGTCATCCTGAGAGCCACACAGAATTTAATGTCATCAAGCACAGCCCGTATTTCAGCCGTATTATTGGAGGCAGAGCCGCACCCGCATGTGAAGACGAAAATAGGGTCTCCATGGTGATCCCGATAGATCCCACCACCTCCCGCCGAACCAGGATTTGCAAGAGCTAAACCATCGACGTTTAGCTTGAAAAATCCAACCTGAGGCTTGATCCATTTGATAATGGAGGGGGGCCGGACGGGCAGATTGGAGGACGGGCCAGCGTGGGAAGTTGAAGTCAAAAAAGCCTGGTGCCGAAGGAGGAATATTTTGTCCAGGAACAGGAACATAGATTGCAGCCACCACCGAACCTTGAGGAAAATTGAGGAAGCAGAACACCGGTGATCGTCGAATCTGGCAGCGTTCCTAGCCTTCCAAATCTCCCATAAAATGAAAACCGGGGCCATACGAATGATCAGATTCCTTTTACCATGGGGAAGGGGTCTCTGCCACCACCAGAGCAGCCTATTCGAGATGGAGAGATGAGCGAAAAGCTGGGTCCCAAGGAAAGCAACGATCCGACGCCACACCGTGTCTGCAAGGGAGCTCTGAAGGAAAAGGTGCGATGGTGATTCAGTGTAGGGGCCTGAAGAGGAATGAACGATGCAACAACTACATGCAGACGCAAGGTGGATACCCTTTCGCTGCACCAAGACATCAATGGGAAGGGCATCATGAAGCAACTGCCAAAGGAAAATAGAGATTTTGGGGGCAATTTTTGATTCCAGATCCATTTCGACCAGTGAGGGGCCTGACCGCGAAGCCAGGAGATGTTCCAAGCCAATTTGGTTGAGAACAGCCCTGTGGGTTCCAGCGGCCAAATGACAAAGTCCTCGGCATCCGAGGTGCAGAAACCACAGTAATACAAGTCATCAT is a genomic window containing:
- the LOC131256526 gene encoding disease resistance protein Pik-1-like, giving the protein MKQKIVMKVPMNDPKSRSKAMKTAVGIQGVISATLEGGNKEELVVVGEGVDSVVLTTLLRKKMGFTELVSVAVVDEKKKEEETKPSSEIAVLPTYWAYQYSMPQPLNYVYQDPYQDNCCIM